A region of Kribbella sp. NBC_01245 DNA encodes the following proteins:
- a CDS encoding ABC transporter permease — protein sequence MTLGATEAQSPDGGLPSDHIAETAEAKQIEGRSLGQIAWARLKKDKLAVISAIIIIVVIAVAIFAGLIVKLSGYGPNEFNQLDANGKSLLDTRNGGIPNSGLFGSGMSREHWLGIEPQTGRDIFARLVYGTRTSLLVALGGTVLAVLIGTIIGMVAGYFRGWVDTLLGRLMDIMLSFPSLLLIMALTPVVADRAKETFGVEDTNTLRMGVLMFVLGFFGWAYLARIVRGQTLSIREREFVDAARSLGAGPGYVIFKQILPNLLPTLLVYTTLLIPSYITAEAALSFLGVGVKEPTASWGKMIADASNWYEPDPLYLFFPGLALFIVVLAFNLLGDSVRDALDPRAGRS from the coding sequence ATGACCTTGGGGGCAACTGAAGCCCAGTCGCCAGATGGTGGTCTGCCGTCTGATCACATCGCGGAGACCGCTGAGGCCAAGCAGATCGAGGGCCGCTCACTCGGCCAGATCGCCTGGGCCCGGCTGAAGAAGGACAAGCTCGCGGTCATCAGCGCGATCATCATCATCGTGGTGATCGCGGTGGCCATCTTCGCGGGCCTGATCGTCAAGCTCAGTGGTTACGGGCCGAACGAGTTCAACCAGTTGGACGCGAACGGCAAGTCACTGCTTGACACCAGGAACGGTGGCATCCCGAACAGCGGCCTCTTCGGCAGCGGGATGAGCCGCGAGCACTGGCTCGGCATCGAGCCGCAGACCGGTCGCGACATCTTCGCCCGGCTGGTCTATGGCACCCGGACCTCGCTGCTGGTGGCCCTCGGTGGCACCGTTCTGGCGGTCCTGATCGGCACCATCATCGGCATGGTCGCCGGTTACTTCCGCGGCTGGGTCGACACCCTGCTCGGCCGGCTGATGGACATCATGCTGAGCTTCCCGTCGCTGCTGCTGATCATGGCGCTGACGCCGGTGGTCGCCGATCGCGCGAAGGAGACGTTCGGCGTCGAGGACACGAACACGCTGCGCATGGGCGTGCTGATGTTCGTGCTCGGATTCTTCGGCTGGGCTTATCTCGCCCGAATCGTCCGAGGGCAGACGCTGTCGATCCGCGAGCGCGAGTTCGTCGATGCGGCGCGCTCGCTCGGTGCGGGCCCTGGGTATGTGATCTTCAAACAGATCCTCCCGAACCTGCTGCCGACGCTGCTGGTCTACACGACGCTGCTCATCCCGTCGTACATCACCGCTGAAGCGGCGCTGTCGTTCCTCGGTGTCGGCGTCAAGGAGCCCACTGCCTCCTGGGGCAAGATGATCGCCGACGCGTCCAACTGGTACGAGCCGGATCCGCTCTACCTCTTCTTCCCCGGCCTGGCGCTGTTCATCGTCGTGCTGGCCTTCAACCTCCTGGGCGACTCGGTTCGTGACGCCCTCGACCCGCGTGCAGGGAGAAGCTGA
- a CDS encoding ABC1 kinase family protein, with product MLVGITGLINLALFMVLFVPVSQRLLGVRFGLLRLAIATIITLAVFSPILRAIAGEPPWPYSNATAFWFLALSTLLSVLAGLVFLVLSEALVPTGSLPRVRDLRRDIGGRIARTRRYLQILRIVIRRGLGPYLRGRRRPGREDAASQAELARSFRLALDEAGVTFVKLGQVLSTRSDVIPASVAEELSRLQDQVTPAPWDEVRAVLSDELGALAFADIATEPLAAASIAQVYVATLAEGGEVVVKVQRPGIAPIVERDLDIVRRFARMLERNTDWGRSMGLSALAEGFSDAMREELDFTVEAGNMTAVSAGQAVAAGSVVVPRLYKELCTRRVLTMERLDGIPLGGAASAIAERGLDAGELASTLFDCLLGQVAIDGVFHADPHPGNFLLLTDGRIGMLDLGSVGRLDPSTREALQRFLLAIDHGDPVAATDALLEIVYRPDAVDEQALERAVGQFMARHLGAGAALGPAMFNDLFRIITQHDLGVPPEVAAVFRALATIEGTISRISPGFDLVAASRAYASAHVTDRLAPDALRRTATEELATLLPMLRRLPRRIDRIAAAAETGRLGLNVRLLADERDRRHVTALLHQVLLTILAATAGVMAVLLIGIDGGPTVTPQVSLFQLLGYNLLIICGVLALRVLVLIFRPTTIPLR from the coding sequence ATGTTGGTGGGAATCACGGGGCTGATCAATCTCGCCCTGTTCATGGTCCTTTTCGTCCCGGTCTCGCAACGTCTGCTCGGCGTGCGCTTCGGGCTGCTCCGGCTCGCGATCGCGACGATCATCACGCTGGCCGTCTTCAGCCCGATCCTGCGCGCGATTGCCGGTGAACCGCCCTGGCCGTACAGCAACGCGACGGCCTTCTGGTTCCTTGCCCTCTCCACGTTGTTGTCGGTCCTGGCCGGGCTGGTCTTCCTGGTCTTGTCCGAGGCGCTGGTGCCTACCGGTTCGTTGCCGCGCGTGCGCGATCTTCGCCGGGACATCGGCGGCCGGATTGCGCGGACGCGGCGCTATCTGCAGATCCTGCGCATCGTCATCCGCCGCGGCCTCGGGCCTTATCTGCGCGGACGGCGTCGCCCGGGCCGGGAGGATGCCGCCAGCCAGGCCGAGCTGGCCCGGTCCTTCCGGCTCGCTCTGGACGAAGCGGGTGTGACCTTTGTCAAACTCGGCCAGGTCCTCTCGACGCGATCCGACGTCATTCCGGCCTCCGTCGCGGAGGAGTTGAGCCGCCTCCAGGACCAGGTCACCCCGGCGCCCTGGGACGAAGTGAGAGCAGTGCTCTCGGACGAGCTCGGTGCTCTCGCCTTTGCCGATATCGCCACCGAACCGCTCGCCGCCGCCTCGATCGCCCAGGTGTACGTCGCCACGCTGGCCGAAGGCGGTGAAGTCGTCGTCAAGGTCCAGCGCCCCGGTATCGCCCCGATCGTCGAGCGCGATCTGGACATCGTGCGGCGCTTCGCCCGGATGCTCGAACGCAACACCGACTGGGGTCGTTCGATGGGCCTGAGCGCCTTGGCCGAGGGCTTCTCCGACGCCATGCGCGAGGAGCTCGACTTCACCGTCGAGGCCGGCAACATGACCGCGGTATCGGCCGGGCAAGCGGTCGCGGCGGGCAGCGTCGTCGTACCTCGGCTGTACAAGGAGCTCTGCACCCGGCGCGTCCTGACGATGGAGAGGCTGGACGGCATCCCACTCGGCGGCGCCGCGAGCGCCATCGCCGAGCGAGGGCTGGACGCCGGTGAGTTGGCGTCAACGTTGTTCGATTGCCTGCTCGGGCAGGTCGCGATCGACGGGGTCTTCCACGCGGACCCGCATCCCGGCAATTTCCTGTTGCTGACCGACGGCCGGATCGGCATGCTCGACCTCGGCTCGGTCGGGCGCCTCGATCCGAGTACGCGCGAGGCCCTGCAGCGATTCCTGCTGGCCATCGACCACGGCGATCCGGTGGCGGCGACCGACGCGCTGCTCGAGATCGTGTATCGCCCGGATGCGGTCGACGAGCAGGCTCTCGAACGCGCTGTCGGACAGTTCATGGCGCGTCATCTCGGCGCGGGCGCCGCACTCGGGCCGGCGATGTTCAACGACTTGTTCCGGATCATCACCCAGCACGATCTCGGCGTACCACCTGAGGTCGCGGCGGTGTTCCGCGCACTGGCCACGATCGAGGGGACCATCTCGCGCATCTCCCCCGGGTTCGACCTGGTCGCGGCGTCGCGGGCGTACGCGTCCGCCCATGTGACCGATCGGCTCGCCCCGGACGCACTACGCCGTACGGCGACCGAGGAGCTCGCGACGTTGCTCCCGATGCTGCGGCGACTCCCTCGGCGCATCGACCGCATCGCCGCCGCGGCTGAGACTGGCCGTCTCGGTCTGAACGTGCGCCTCTTGGCCGACGAGCGCGACCGCCGCCACGTGACGGCCCTCCTGCACCAGGTCCTGCTCACCATCCTCGCGGCCACGGCGGGGGTGATGGCGGTCCTCCTGATCGGGATCGACGGCGGGCCGACCGTCACACCTCAGGTCAGCCTCTTCCAACTGCTCGGCTACAACCTGCTCATCATCTGCGGCGTCCTGGCCCTCCGGGTCCTGGTCCTCATCTTCCGCCCGACGACCATCCCCTTGCGGTGA
- a CDS encoding ABC transporter permease: protein MFRYTVRRLLQMVLILWVISVITFFLFWATPANPALLICGKDCTVERIAQVNKDYGFEDPLVVQYGRYMGGLVNPNGRELGNEGSQIHCAWPCFDRSLQNSLPVWDSMKQSLAPTVWLATGAAVLWLFFGVLLGLMAALRKGKWLDKFSVGLALFGVSFPSLVFGYLLIFIFIVKLQVVPFPDNANSSLLQSNPIDFLKFYILPWCTLALVFAALYTRLTRANMIDTMNEDFIRTARAKGLTERKVVFKHGLRAALTPIVTIFGLDLGGLLGGAVITEQIFSIEGLGKLSINAVLGNDLPVIMGVVMLAAFFVVFANIIVDLLYALIDPRVRLS from the coding sequence ATGTTCCGGTACACCGTTCGGCGGTTACTGCAGATGGTGCTCATCCTCTGGGTGATCAGCGTCATCACGTTCTTCCTCTTCTGGGCCACGCCGGCCAACCCCGCTCTGCTGATCTGTGGCAAGGACTGCACGGTCGAGCGGATCGCCCAGGTCAACAAGGACTACGGCTTCGAAGACCCGCTGGTCGTCCAGTACGGCCGGTACATGGGTGGTCTGGTCAACCCCAACGGCCGCGAGCTCGGTAACGAGGGCTCGCAGATCCACTGCGCGTGGCCGTGCTTCGACCGCTCGCTGCAGAACAGCCTGCCGGTCTGGGATTCCATGAAGCAGTCGCTGGCTCCCACCGTGTGGCTCGCCACCGGGGCCGCCGTCCTGTGGTTGTTCTTCGGCGTGCTGCTCGGACTGATGGCGGCATTACGCAAGGGCAAGTGGCTGGACAAGTTCAGCGTCGGGTTGGCCTTGTTCGGGGTCTCGTTCCCGTCCCTGGTCTTCGGCTATCTGCTCATCTTCATCTTCATCGTGAAGCTGCAGGTCGTGCCGTTCCCCGATAATGCGAACTCCAGCCTGCTGCAGTCGAACCCGATCGACTTCCTGAAGTTCTACATCCTGCCCTGGTGCACGCTGGCGCTGGTTTTCGCGGCGCTGTACACCCGGCTGACGCGGGCGAACATGATCGACACGATGAACGAGGACTTCATCCGCACGGCGCGGGCCAAGGGCCTGACCGAGCGCAAGGTCGTCTTCAAGCACGGCCTGCGCGCGGCGCTGACGCCGATCGTCACCATCTTCGGTCTGGACCTCGGTGGTCTGCTGGGTGGTGCGGTCATCACGGAGCAGATCTTCAGCATCGAGGGACTCGGCAAATTGTCGATCAACGCCGTCCTGGGTAATGACCTGCCGGTGATCATGGGGGTCGTCATGCTCGCCGCCTTCTTCGTCGTCTTCGCCAACATCATCGTCGACCTTCTCTATGCCCTGATCGATCCTCGTGTCCGGCTGTCCTGA
- a CDS encoding fumarate reductase/succinate dehydrogenase flavoprotein subunit has translation MTELERHSYDVVVIGAGGAGLRAAIEAREQGKRTAIVCKSLFGKAHTVMAEGGCAAAMGNANSNDNWQVHFRDTMRGGKFLNNWRMAELHAQEAPDRVWELETYGALFDRTPDGRISQRNFGGHSYPRLAHVGDRTGLELIRTLQQKIVSLQQEDFKETGDYEANLKVYAECTVTELLKDGDAISGAFGYWRESGRFILFDAPAVILATGGVGKSFKVTSNSWEYTGDGHALAMRAGATLINMEFIQFHPTGMVWPPSVKGILVTESVRGDGGVLKNSEGKRFMFDYVPDVFRAQYADTEEEADRWYKDADNNRRPPELLPRDEVARAINSEVKAGRGTPHGGVFLDVSSRLPAEEIRRRLPSMYHQFKELADVDITAEPMEVGPTCHYVMGGVEVDPDSAQSRVPGLFAAGEVAGGMHGSNRLGGNSLSDLLVFGRRSGAGAASYIDALGNNRPKIDEADVTRAAAEALAPFELEGGENPYTIHQELQQSMNDLVGIIRKAEEMEQALSRLADFRARIAKMTVEGHRQFNPGWHLALDLRNMLTVSECVAKAALERTESRGGHTRDDHPGMDSEWRKLLLVCSLDTAESRVTVERKEQPSMREDLLELFEVDELKKYLTEEELPA, from the coding sequence ATGACTGAGCTGGAACGACACTCCTACGACGTCGTCGTGATCGGGGCCGGCGGCGCCGGTCTGCGCGCGGCGATCGAGGCCCGCGAGCAGGGCAAGCGCACGGCGATCGTGTGCAAGTCCCTGTTCGGCAAGGCGCACACCGTGATGGCCGAGGGCGGTTGCGCCGCGGCCATGGGCAACGCGAACTCCAACGACAACTGGCAGGTCCACTTCCGCGACACGATGCGCGGCGGCAAGTTCCTGAACAACTGGCGGATGGCCGAACTGCACGCGCAGGAAGCCCCCGACCGGGTTTGGGAGCTGGAGACGTACGGCGCGCTGTTCGACCGCACGCCCGACGGCCGGATCAGCCAGCGCAACTTCGGCGGTCACAGCTATCCGCGGCTCGCGCACGTCGGTGACCGCACCGGCCTCGAGCTGATCCGGACCCTGCAGCAGAAGATCGTTTCGCTGCAGCAGGAGGACTTCAAGGAGACCGGCGACTACGAGGCCAACCTCAAGGTGTACGCCGAGTGCACGGTGACCGAGTTGCTGAAAGATGGCGACGCGATCTCCGGCGCCTTCGGCTACTGGCGTGAGTCGGGCCGGTTCATCCTGTTCGACGCGCCCGCGGTCATCCTGGCCACCGGTGGGGTCGGCAAGTCGTTCAAGGTCACCTCGAACTCGTGGGAGTACACGGGTGACGGGCACGCCCTCGCGATGCGGGCCGGCGCGACTTTGATCAACATGGAGTTCATCCAGTTCCACCCGACCGGTATGGTCTGGCCGCCGTCGGTGAAGGGCATTCTCGTCACCGAGTCGGTCCGTGGTGACGGTGGTGTGCTGAAGAACTCCGAGGGCAAGCGGTTCATGTTCGACTACGTGCCGGACGTGTTCCGCGCGCAGTACGCGGACACCGAGGAAGAGGCCGACCGCTGGTACAAGGACGCGGACAACAACCGGCGTCCACCGGAGCTGCTGCCGCGTGACGAGGTCGCCCGCGCGATCAACTCCGAGGTCAAGGCCGGCCGCGGTACGCCGCATGGCGGGGTCTTCCTGGACGTCTCCTCCCGGCTGCCCGCCGAGGAGATCAGGCGCCGGCTGCCGTCGATGTACCACCAGTTCAAGGAGCTGGCGGATGTCGACATCACGGCCGAGCCGATGGAGGTCGGCCCGACCTGTCACTACGTGATGGGTGGTGTCGAGGTCGATCCGGACTCCGCGCAGTCGCGGGTGCCGGGTCTCTTCGCCGCCGGCGAGGTGGCCGGCGGTATGCACGGTTCGAACCGGCTGGGTGGTAACTCGCTGTCCGACCTGCTGGTCTTCGGACGACGGTCGGGCGCGGGCGCCGCGTCGTACATCGATGCCCTGGGCAACAACCGGCCGAAGATCGACGAGGCCGACGTGACCCGCGCGGCCGCCGAGGCGCTGGCGCCGTTCGAGCTGGAGGGTGGTGAGAACCCGTACACCATCCACCAGGAACTGCAGCAGTCGATGAACGACCTGGTCGGCATCATCCGCAAGGCCGAGGAGATGGAGCAGGCGCTCAGCCGGCTGGCCGACTTCCGGGCCCGGATCGCGAAGATGACGGTCGAGGGGCACCGGCAGTTCAACCCGGGTTGGCACCTCGCGCTGGACCTGCGCAACATGCTGACCGTGTCGGAGTGCGTGGCCAAGGCGGCGCTGGAGCGGACCGAGTCGCGTGGCGGCCACACCCGCGACGACCACCCGGGCATGGACTCGGAGTGGCGCAAGCTGCTGCTGGTCTGCTCGCTGGATACCGCTGAGAGCCGGGTCACCGTGGAGCGCAAGGAGCAGCCCTCGATGCGCGAGGACCTGCTCGAGCTGTTCGAGGTCGACGAGCTGAAGAAGTACCTCACGGAAGAGGAGCTGCCGGCGTGA
- a CDS encoding ABC transporter ATP-binding protein, protein MSNTAVEAVPPNKATGRAFLEVDNLQVRFPTDDGVVRAVNGLSFKLERGKTMGIVGESGSGKSVTSLAIMGLHKGTRAQIEGEIWLDGNELVSMRAEEMRRLRGSEVSMIFQDPLSAMHPFYRIGDQLVEAYLVHNDVSKAVARKRAVDMLDRVGIPSPDKRYSDYPHQFSGGMRQRAMIAMSLMCDPKLLIADEPTTALDVTVQAQILDLMNDLQKEFNSAIIIITHDLGVVAQMAEDLVVMYGGRVVESGSVRDIFYRPEHPYTWGLLGSIPRITGGGGRLKSIKGAPPSLINLPTGCSFHPRCDYREFATNGSCTADVPELLQIGAEAHSSRCHIDSEKRKQLFTEQIKPNL, encoded by the coding sequence GTGAGCAACACGGCAGTCGAAGCGGTCCCGCCGAACAAGGCGACCGGGCGCGCGTTCCTGGAGGTGGACAACCTTCAGGTCCGCTTCCCTACCGATGACGGAGTGGTCCGCGCGGTCAACGGGCTGAGCTTCAAGCTCGAGCGCGGTAAGACGATGGGCATCGTGGGTGAGTCGGGCTCGGGTAAGAGCGTGACCAGCCTGGCGATCATGGGCCTGCACAAGGGCACCCGCGCGCAGATCGAGGGCGAGATCTGGCTGGACGGCAACGAGCTGGTCTCGATGCGGGCCGAGGAGATGCGGCGCCTGCGTGGCTCCGAGGTCTCGATGATCTTCCAGGACCCGTTGTCCGCGATGCACCCGTTCTACCGGATCGGCGACCAGCTGGTCGAGGCGTACCTGGTGCACAACGACGTGTCCAAGGCAGTCGCGCGCAAGCGGGCCGTGGACATGCTGGACCGGGTCGGAATTCCCTCGCCGGACAAGCGCTACAGCGATTACCCGCACCAGTTCTCCGGCGGTATGCGCCAGCGCGCGATGATCGCGATGTCGCTGATGTGTGACCCCAAGCTGCTGATCGCCGACGAGCCGACCACGGCCCTCGACGTCACGGTGCAGGCGCAGATCCTGGACCTGATGAACGATCTGCAGAAGGAGTTCAACTCCGCGATCATCATCATCACGCACGACCTCGGCGTGGTGGCCCAGATGGCCGAGGATCTGGTCGTGATGTACGGCGGCCGAGTGGTCGAGTCCGGATCGGTGCGGGACATCTTCTACCGGCCTGAGCACCCCTACACCTGGGGTCTGCTGGGCTCGATCCCGCGGATCACCGGTGGCGGTGGCCGGCTGAAGTCGATCAAGGGGGCGCCGCCCTCACTGATCAACCTGCCGACCGGCTGCTCGTTCCACCCGCGGTGCGACTACCGGGAGTTCGCCACCAACGGCTCCTGCACCGCGGATGTGCCCGAATTGCTCCAGATCGGAGCCGAGGCGCACAGCTCTCGCTGTCACATCGACAGCGAGAAGCGCAAGCAGTTGTTCACCGAGCAGATCAAGCCGAACCTGTGA
- a CDS encoding 4a-hydroxytetrahydrobiopterin dehydratase gives MPELLTDDQIDLALRDHLPQWKVEDKALVRSVKKATFMDGIRLVATVAQLAESMDHHPDIDIRWTTITFRVWTHVAGGITDNDLVLARHIDTAAG, from the coding sequence ATGCCTGAGCTGCTGACGGACGACCAGATCGATCTTGCCCTGCGCGACCACCTCCCCCAGTGGAAGGTCGAGGACAAGGCGCTGGTGCGGAGCGTCAAGAAGGCGACCTTCATGGACGGCATCCGCCTGGTCGCGACCGTCGCCCAGCTCGCTGAGTCGATGGATCACCACCCGGATATCGACATCCGCTGGACCACGATCACCTTCCGGGTCTGGACGCACGTGGCCGGCGGAATCACCGACAACGACCTGGTGCTCGCCCGCCACATCGACACCGCGGCGGGTTAA
- a CDS encoding ABC transporter permease, protein MLVWTRPGRFVVWSIFAVVFAVLVLAPFVVIAAAAFASSWNGVLPSDPTAGHLREALSGDQLASLAVSLQTAFVGGLLAVGLGSWAAIARQTAPAPLGRLADALHHLPIAVPSVVIGLGLLVAFSRPPLVLNGTRWIVVIAHLVLMIAFSYGTVSAALSRIDGSFAQVAASLGASPARVLLRVRLPMLLPSIISAASLSIALSMGEVGATIMVYPASWRTLPVSVFALTDRGQTFVAAAESFVLLVVTVALVVGLDRSRGRSVER, encoded by the coding sequence GTGCTCGTCTGGACTAGGCCCGGGCGGTTCGTCGTCTGGTCGATCTTCGCCGTCGTCTTCGCAGTGCTGGTACTCGCGCCCTTCGTGGTCATCGCCGCGGCCGCATTCGCCAGCAGTTGGAACGGCGTACTGCCATCGGATCCGACCGCGGGCCACTTGCGCGAGGCGCTGTCCGGCGACCAACTGGCGAGCCTCGCGGTGAGCCTGCAGACGGCCTTCGTGGGCGGGCTGCTCGCGGTGGGGCTCGGCTCCTGGGCCGCGATCGCCCGGCAGACCGCGCCCGCGCCGCTCGGGCGGTTGGCCGACGCGCTGCACCACCTGCCGATCGCCGTACCGTCGGTGGTGATCGGGCTCGGTCTGCTGGTCGCGTTCAGCCGGCCGCCGCTGGTGCTCAACGGCACCCGATGGATCGTGGTGATCGCGCACTTGGTGCTGATGATCGCCTTCAGCTATGGCACGGTCTCGGCCGCGCTGTCGCGGATCGACGGTTCGTTCGCGCAGGTCGCCGCCTCGCTCGGCGCTTCGCCCGCCCGGGTGCTGCTGAGGGTCCGGCTGCCGATGCTGCTGCCCTCGATCATCTCGGCGGCGAGCCTGTCCATCGCGCTCTCGATGGGTGAGGTCGGCGCGACGATCATGGTCTACCCCGCGTCGTGGCGCACCCTGCCGGTGAGCGTTTTCGCCCTGACCGACCGGGGGCAAACCTTTGTCGCAGCAGCCGAATCGTTTGTCCTGCTGGTCGTGACCGTGGCCCTGGTCGTTGGTCTGGACCGGTCGCGCGGCCGCTCGGTCGAACGCTGA
- a CDS encoding acyltransferase domain-containing protein: MTEYRLLGITDADREAIEGLDPDPAAVEALAADLRRVIGTFPGDDELTLPDDPHISIAAYLATVDDVRAFHRSRGISDEVSWASLADLGRQLDVHRRTHGEFGLETHWWITTSWTGVLYQLGRLQYLLHQPDHDVPGVEPGEWIIGVHIPESGPLMPAAIDESLDLARAFFAKHFPERPVRTANLSSWLLDPYLLDQLPPESNMVRFGRRFTPYGEPRDNQESAVYFTFRTRDLDHLDKLPRDTALQRLILDRIAAGGTWQNALGYLKL, from the coding sequence GTGACTGAATACCGCCTGCTGGGCATCACCGACGCCGACCGCGAGGCCATCGAAGGACTTGATCCGGATCCGGCCGCGGTCGAGGCCCTCGCGGCGGATCTGCGCCGGGTGATCGGCACGTTCCCGGGCGACGACGAGCTGACGCTGCCCGACGACCCGCACATCTCGATCGCCGCCTACCTGGCGACGGTCGACGATGTGCGCGCGTTCCACCGCAGCCGGGGTATCAGCGACGAGGTGAGCTGGGCATCACTGGCCGATCTCGGCAGGCAGCTCGACGTCCACCGCCGGACCCATGGCGAGTTCGGCCTGGAGACGCACTGGTGGATCACCACCTCGTGGACGGGCGTGCTCTACCAGCTCGGACGCCTGCAGTACCTGCTGCACCAGCCGGACCACGACGTACCGGGTGTCGAGCCCGGCGAGTGGATCATCGGCGTGCACATCCCGGAGTCCGGCCCGCTGATGCCTGCCGCGATCGACGAGAGCCTCGACCTGGCCCGGGCGTTCTTCGCGAAGCACTTCCCCGAGCGCCCGGTGCGTACGGCGAACCTCAGTTCCTGGCTGCTCGACCCGTACCTGCTGGATCAGCTGCCGCCCGAGTCGAACATGGTCCGCTTCGGCCGCCGCTTCACGCCGTACGGCGAACCGCGCGACAACCAGGAGTCGGCGGTGTACTTCACCTTCCGCACGCGCGATCTCGACCACCTGGACAAGCTGCCCCGCGACACGGCCCTGCAGCGGCTGATCCTCGACCGCATCGCCGCCGGCGGCACCTGGCAGAACGCCCTCGGCTACCTCAAGCTCTAG
- a CDS encoding (deoxy)nucleoside triphosphate pyrophosphohydrolase, whose amino-acid sequence MNSSYGDREVVVGVALFRDGRVLAAHRPGSAGRDGGWEFPGGKVESGESDQAAAVREIREELGIDIEVGDPLGAEEPIDDRFVLRIYSARVVAGEPVSTEHTELRWLAPEELDQVPWLLPDQPFLPPVRGVILTEI is encoded by the coding sequence GTGAATTCGTCGTACGGCGACCGCGAGGTCGTGGTGGGTGTCGCGCTGTTCCGCGACGGAAGGGTGCTCGCGGCCCATCGCCCGGGCAGTGCCGGTCGCGATGGCGGCTGGGAGTTCCCCGGTGGCAAGGTCGAGAGTGGCGAGAGTGACCAGGCGGCTGCGGTGCGTGAGATCCGCGAGGAGCTCGGAATCGACATCGAGGTAGGTGATCCGCTCGGTGCGGAAGAGCCGATCGATGACCGTTTCGTGCTGCGGATTTATTCCGCCCGGGTGGTGGCCGGGGAACCCGTTTCGACGGAGCATACTGAATTGCGCTGGCTGGCTCCGGAAGAGCTCGATCAGGTGCCTTGGTTACTGCCTGACCAGCCCTTCTTACCGCCCGTGCGCGGAGTGATACTGACTGAAATCTGA
- a CDS encoding succinate dehydrogenase/fumarate reductase iron-sulfur subunit, whose protein sequence is MTYQGKFRVWRGDDEGGELHDFTIEVNEGEVVLDIIHRLQATQAPDLAVRWNCKAGKCGSCSAEINGKPKLLCMTRMSTFTEDEVISVTPLRAFPVMRDLVTDVSYNYQKAREVPAFAPPVDLKPGEYRMQQIDVERSQEFRKCIECFLCQDTCHVIRDHEENKESFSGPRFLMRIAELDMHPLDAADRQMEAQDQHGLGFCNITKCCTEVCPEHIKITDNALIPMKERVADRKYDPVVWLGNKIRRRA, encoded by the coding sequence ATGACCTATCAAGGGAAGTTCCGGGTTTGGCGTGGGGATGACGAGGGTGGCGAGCTGCACGACTTCACCATCGAGGTGAACGAGGGCGAGGTCGTGCTGGACATCATCCACCGGCTGCAGGCGACGCAGGCCCCGGACCTGGCCGTCCGGTGGAACTGCAAAGCCGGCAAGTGCGGCTCATGCAGCGCCGAGATCAACGGCAAGCCGAAGCTGCTGTGCATGACCCGGATGAGCACGTTCACCGAGGACGAGGTCATCTCGGTGACGCCGCTGCGCGCGTTCCCGGTGATGCGCGACCTGGTCACCGACGTGTCGTACAACTACCAGAAGGCGCGGGAGGTGCCGGCCTTCGCACCGCCGGTGGACCTCAAGCCGGGCGAGTACCGGATGCAGCAGATCGACGTGGAGCGCTCGCAGGAGTTCCGCAAGTGCATCGAGTGCTTCCTGTGCCAGGACACCTGTCACGTGATCCGGGACCACGAGGAGAACAAGGAGTCGTTCTCCGGTCCCCGCTTCCTGATGCGCATCGCCGAGCTGGACATGCACCCGCTCGACGCGGCCGACCGGCAGATGGAGGCCCAGGACCAGCACGGCCTCGGTTTCTGCAACATCACCAAGTGCTGCACCGAGGTGTGCCCTGAGCACATCAAGATCACCGACAACGCGCTGATTCCGATGAAGGAGCGCGTGGCCGACCGCAAGTACGACCCGGTCGTCTGGCTCGGCAACAAGATCCGCCGCCGCGCCTGA